A stretch of DNA from Strigops habroptila isolate Jane chromosome 1, bStrHab1.2.pri, whole genome shotgun sequence:
ctttgacCTAAATGCCTTTGTAAAGGGACCACAGGCCCCTGCAAGATTCAGACTTATATTTATCCAAATCAGCAGTGGTTTGATCAGCCTCCATTTCTGGGTGCTTTATTTAGGACACCTTAAATGCCCTAATTTTCAGAAAGCCTCAGCATCACGCTTCTGCACCTTGAATCCACCTTGAGCTAGAAACTATAATAATGAAGCAGCCCACAGCACTATTCTCTTTTAAAGAACTTACCCTCGAAGTCCAGGACCGAGTCTCCATAAATGAAATCACCCAAAGCAATAAGTGATTATTAAGAAGAACTCTGCCAGGCCACAGAAATGGCCCAGCTGATGTGAGAAtaaatcacagaagaaaaaagaaacaccaaagaAAGGCGTTTCCTCACCTTAAAGTTGTCAGAGAAGGACTGGAGGACCAGGGAGCAAGGATGCATCTGGGATTACACCACACACCCACTTGGAAGGGATGGAAGAATCATAAAAGAACTGGTTAGAAGGAGGCAAAACATGCAGGGTTTAACAGAGGCAGTACAGTCTGGCTGATGATAGCAACATCCCTGTCCCCAAACAGAGGGGACCAGAACAGAGTCATTGTTGCTGAGTGTGCCCCAACAGCCCATTtgctctgcctccctgcctATCAGGGGCTGTAGAGTTGAGCTCCTCCACTGTGTCTGGCCTAAACCCATATCCCAGACTGGTATTTTCTCTCGTGGAGATCCTCAGACatacaaaaatctttttttcctacttgaaGTCTGTTCCAGTCATTTGTCTTTCACCATTAAAAATGTGTATCTGAGTTTTAGCTTGCCAGTTTCTGGTTTGAATTTCCATGCATCAGTTTCTGGTATGGCTAATCCCACTACATGAGCAAGATTATGCAATCAGGTGTGACCAAAGCATACCTACAGCCCCAGTCCCAAGGTCTGCAGTAGTAAAGCCACTTCCCATTTAGCACCTCTTTAAACATCTGTAAGCACTTGAGGGTTGCATCAGCTTTTCTTACTGCAACATCTGGCTGAGGGCTGGGTTTCAGACTCTGCCCATATCAGCATCCAGGTTTCCCAGCAGATGTCCTCCCACTCTTGAGACACAGTCCGTGGTGTTTAGCTCCCAAGCATGTCACTGGCTACATTAAAGTCAATGTGAATCATCCCAGAAGCCCCAGATTACTCAGGTCTGTGTGAATTACTGTCTAATTCTCTAAAACTCCTTCATCACTTCCCCTGCCACCTCTGACTCCCAATCAGCTTTCAGACCAATGATGAAAATACTGACAAGTTTGGGGCTTTCAATTCATTATTCACACAGACCTTTTATAAGCAATATTCTGTGTTTGGTGAGACATCCTCCACGGATGTCTGGCTTTTGAGCTTTGACAGCTAACAATCCCAAATCCCATTTTAACGCTTTGTTGGACTTGTGTTGCATTGGGCTGGAGAGTTGTGTCCATCAAATAAGCAGGCAGTCCAAGTCAAAGCTCCAACTCTTCTGCACAGTACCCTTTATCAACCCTGTAATTGCATCACATGTCCAGATGAAGGCTTCTTTTCTCTAAAGCCACACGGACTGGCATCAGCTACACTCCCCCTCTTTGCtgttcagatttcattttgacCAGGTTGAAGGTTAGCTGCTTCACCTTGCTCCCCGCTTCCAAAGGTCAGAAttatgtcatagaatcatagaatcccagactggtttgggttggaaaggaccttaagatcatccagttccaaccccctgccatgggcagggacacctcacactagaccagattgctccaagccccgtccaacctggccttgaacactgccagggatggagcattctctgggcaccctgtgctacgacctcaccaccctcacagggaagaacttcttccttagatccaacctgaacttcccctgtttcagtttgaacccatcaccccttgtcctatcatcgctacagtccctgatgaagagtccctctccagcagccttggtgccccttcagacactggaagctgctctgaggtctccacgcagcttctcttctccaggctgaacagccccaatgttctcagcctgtcttcatacgggaggtgctgcagcccctgatcatcctcgtggcctcctctgggcttgctccaacagctccatgtccttcttacgtcAGCTGCTTCCAGCACCCGTAGAGGCGGAACAGAGAGAGTATCTCCCCACTTCAGGACTGAATAAAAGACTGAGATATAAATTTAAAGTAACTGCATCTGCTGGGCCGCTTTTGATCCCAGCTATCTAATAGGATCCCAAACAGCTCCAGAGACTGTCCCGTAAGAACGGAGCCACCCAGCTCTGAAAGATGAGCTAAGCAAATTACAGGAACCAGTTGGGTGTAGGACTAGAAACTGGGCCCCATCTCTGGTTACTGTATTGCTGTAAGTctaagttttgttttgggtaTCATCCAAATGGTGGTTAGAGATGTCCGCAGCGGTCTGGTGACTGTGTGGTATAGTCTGTGCTGTGTGGTAGCTGCTTAGTGCCAGGCTGGTGAAGAGTTTCAGCCAGAGTGCTATTAAGACTCACATCTCTCCTGTTGGTTTCCACCCAGTTCTGGTTAATTCTGTTAAACctctttcttttgtgtgttaGAAGTGCCACCAGCAGCTAAAACATGTCATTTGGATGTATCCAAGGACCCCTATGGTGTGGCCGAGACCCACTGGCTGGCCAGAAGCAGATGGGTGTAGTCACAAATGCACAAAAGCAGGACATTTATATTTGGGTAGGGTGGTGGCAGCTCAGATCTAAGGGTGAGAAAGGCAGATGTGCCCACTGGGTTTCAGAGGGGTTCCCACAAAGCCTTCAGCTTCCCTGGGCCCGTGAATCATTGGCGCACAGCTTCAGCCTATGCAGCTTTGCCCGCATGAGAAAAGTGCACAATTCAGCCTCCCTGAGAAGTGCTGAGTAAGGTGTGAAAATCCTTCTGAGCCTTAAATACTTTTATGAGCACATTGTGCAAGTCTGAAGCGTGACCCTCTGGTTTGGTTATTGTTTGTTAACTTCTCACTGTGTGACAGCACTATGCAGAGGTGAAGCGCTCGCGGACCTCTCTTGGCAGCACACCTTGTAACGTGGCACTTGGCTGAAGCTCATGGGGTGGTAACTGGAAAGCTCAGATGCATAAAGGATTTGGCTCTCGTGTCACCCAGACTGATGCCCGTGCTGTTTGAAGGCTGAAATGCACCTTCTGTTGCTTAGAGGAGTTTGTGGCTCTCTCCTAATTTCACTTCCCTATATATTACATATAGTGCACATGGTCGTTTGGAATAGCTGGGTTGAGAAACAGGGGTTTTGGTCCTGCAGGCTATTGTCTTTGAGATAGCTATAAACATGATGAAGGGCAGAAGTGTTTGTGGGGAGTAGGGTTTAAAACTGCTGGGGAAGTCTGGAGAGAGAATGCAAAACAGTTCAGCAGTTTCCTGAGAAGCAGAAGTGAATCTACTATTTCCTATACTCAGCAAGGGAAAACATCTGGTGGAGAgaccccacagccctgcagccttCTTCAGTGTCCTCTATGCTCTTCAGGTCACTTCATACCCTAGACTGTGACCGTTTTGTGCCAGCAGTTTTGGATGCCAATGTCATTTTTATGAGTGTAGTTCTTGCTTGCCCCTGGACATGCCATGCAGCATCTCACCCTTCGTGCTGGTGCAGGTACCATGGGCTTTGCAACCACCCATCCAGGggtaaaagaaataatttgttattGTAGAAATAAATGATCCCCATCAGTGAGCTAGAGGAGATTACCTGACTGAAAAGGTACTTCAGGAAAGATTGGAGGCCAAGTGATGTTCTTCTTCACTTCAGTAAGACCAGGAGTTCATCCTGCACCTCCACGTAAATGGTCTCCTGTGAAGAAGGTGGCCATTCCCGCACCCAGCTTTCTCTGCAGGCAATGCCAGTGGGTGCAACCTGTGGGGGAGGCTGCCAGACCTGAGGTCTACCCCGTGGTGGAAGCTGCATTTCCTTACCTGTGTGAAACCCTCCCTGTGCTCAAGAGAGCACAGTGGTTTGTGTGGACATGTATGGAAACTCTCCAGAGGAACAAGCTGCCTTTCTAGACATGGATTAAGGGAGCCAGCGTTGGAAAGACAAGAACAGCTACTGGTTCTCAGAGAGGAGACTAACCCAATTTTCGCTCTTCCTCTCCAGATCAGAGATTTCACCCAGCACACACAGTCTAGGCAAGCACCACTGAGCACCCTCTCTGGATGCTAATGGAATACAAGCAGGCATCAATCAGTTATTACGTCTGTGCATGATGGGACTTCTGCTCATCACACACACATTGAAACAGAAGCATACAGAGAAGAAGCTGGGGCACTTTGCAGAGACATTGTGGCCTCTGTCTGGCTTTATTTAAGAGTCATGAAGTTAGGATAGGACTTCTGAAGCTCTCTTGTCCAAACCCATGCTCAGAACAGGACCAGCTGAGTTCCAagtacctccagggatggagaccCCACAAGCTTGGTGAAGCCCTGTTGTGATGTTTGACCACCTTCACAGTGAAAATGATTCTCCATACAGTGAGTAACAATTTCCCGTGGCCATTGCCTCTTACTCCGCTGAGGGAAGTTGCCTGCTTCACATTTACACCTTCTCATTAGATTCCCCTTTGAGATGCCTCTTGTTGAGGCTGATCAAACCCAGTTCTCAGCATCTTCTCATACACCGGGTGCACCATCCCCAATCATTTTGGTAGCCCTCAGCTACCGCACGCTGGTGCATCAATGAAGAACCAGCTGTGGAGCACATCAGCCCACAGAGGAAGATGGAGGCTCTGGTGCAGTCACagctcagtggcagagctgggtaGGCTGCTGTAGTGACTCATATTCCCCACGAGAAACCTGGTGTACCCTGACACATCTTTCCATTTGAAAGGCACCTTCTGCATACATTTCATctcagaagagaagaaaacatcacatcacaagaggaaacagcctcaagctgcaccaggggaggtttaggctggagatgaggaacaattccttccccagagggtgctcaggcactggaacgggctgcccagggcagtgctggagtcaccgtccctgcaagtgttcacaccccgtgtagacgaggccctcagtgccatgggttagtggtggccttggcagtgctggggagcggttggacttgataagcttaaaggtcttctccagcctagttgattttatgattctatgatcaggaTGGGAAAGCACAATTTGATGGCTACTGGGATTATATGCGATCTCTCCTCCTCATTTCTGTATCCCTCAACAGGGTAAAGAGATGGGGAACTTGACACGTACCTCTGTAGGCACCTCTAATCTCACACTACCTTGTTTGCCATTCCTCTCAGCTTCTGCCCCAGCACCTAGGCATTTCCTATTCATCCCATCTAATTCTGCTGGTCAGATACCACATCTTCAGAAGCTGGAGAATTAAACTGGGCTGCAAGCAAGCCCAGGCTCTGCATGCAGACTCAGCTCCCAGTTCTAGTGGGCAGGCACTGCAAGAGGTGCTGAGCCCATGGGTGTGCCTGTTTGCTGCAAACTGCCTTCCCATGCCGTGCCCATGCTCTGAAACTACCAGCGCTCAGACAGCCCTTCTTGTAGCCCACTTTTCCTGTGCAAAACCACAGAGATTGTTTTCTAATGGCTGTGGGCACTTCTCATTTCAATGTTTGGGGAACAGTGAGGCTTTGAACTTGAATAAGAAGGTATCTTCAAATGGAGAGCCTGCATTTCCAACtagcacaaaaaacccctctttgAGAAATGACTGCAAAATAAGAGGCCAGAAATTCATGCTCCATATCACAAATGATGCTCTGGCAATGAGGCCTTAGGAGAAAATGGCAATGGTCACAGTAGCCACCCATGTGAGAGTTTGTTGTTGTTACCACTACATCATACGAAACTTCTTGGGCAAGGACTGTCTCACACCTCACGACATCTCTATTTCATTCTTAGTCTCACAAGGCTTATTTTAAACAGAGGCTATAAAAACTATTGCTATCAGTGAAAAGTGGACGTGCTGGGATTCCAGCCACTTCACTCTAAGTGTTAATAGTGGGAGTAGTTATACACCATCGGCGTCTACCACTGAGTAACATGCTCATGCTCTCCTTACAGTCAAAAGGAGCTTCATCAATGTGGTCAGCAGAGTCTGGAAAGCAGCCTGCCTTGTCTTCAAGTGCGTTTGGCTTGACACTGCTCGTCATTGGCTCTATTGACTACATCTCCCACTAACAGGACACGTAAACATCTGACCAGAGGCAGTTTATGGTCACTGAACTAAGTCTCTTCTTTACAGCCAGTGGAGGTTCCTGTAAGAAGACAGTGACACTGTGACCAAGGGGTAGTTATCATTTAGTTTTTTTATCACTGACCTTTCCTTTCAGACCCTGCTTTAACAGGCTGGTTTGGCCGTGTTGTCATCACTCTGGATCTCCCTCTCTGACAttattcccttttccctttccatgtTGCCTTTAGCCAGAAGATTCAGCATGACGGAAGCATTCACAGGAACAACAGCTGAATACGCTTACGACGAACATGCTTTTTCCTGCAATAAGACTGACATCCAAGAGTTTGGGAGAATATTCCTGCcaatattttatattgcagtGTTTGCTCTCGGCCTCACAGGGAACCTAATGGTGGTTTTTGCCATTGTGAAAGAGGGCAGCAAAAAAAGCATTACTGATATCTATCTCCTGAACTTGACTATCTCGGACCTTCTCTTCGTGATCTCCCTCCCCTTCTGGGCCTCCAACACAGTGCGTGGATGGACCCTCGGGACTGTTCCATGCACGGCTGTTTCCTCGCTGTATTACATCGGTTTCTTTGGGGGCATGTTCTTTATCACTGTTATCAGTATTGACAGGTACCTGGCCATTGTCCGGGCGACACATTCTCTGCAATCCAGAACAGCGAAGCATGGCTTTTTTATAACCTGTGGAGTGTGGGCAATAGCTGTTCTAGTTTCAGTGCCACATTTTGTGTTCTCCCAGCTGGTAGAAAACGACTGCCTTTCCATCTTcccccaggagctggagaacaTCTGGCCGGTGTTCTGCAATGTGGAGCTGAACACCATTGGGTTTTTCATCCCAGCCTGTATCATTTGCTATTGCTACTGTGGGATCATCAAAACCCTGCTGTCctgcaaaaaccagaaaaaagcaCGAGCTGTAAAGCTGGTCTTGGtcgtggtggtggtgttttttctgttttggtccCCCTACAATGTCCTGATTTTTCTAGAGACTTTAAAGCACTATGAATTATTCACAAGTTGCAACCAAATTAAATCACTGGACTACGCAATGCACCTGACTGAAACCATCGCATTCAGCCACTGTTGTCTCAATCCTTTTATCTATGcctttgctggggaaaaatTCAGGAAATACCTTCATCGTGTCTGCTTAAAGTACTGCCCATTCCTGTGCTTCTGTGGGCCCTGCAGCCACTACCAGGTCACCCCTTCAGCCAGCTACGCAGAAAGTGTCGTGAGCAGCAACATAACCCTCAACACCAGCGACCAGGATGGCTCTGTCTTTGTCTGAAAGGCtctgtgaagaagaaatgtgtGTAAATATGTCTTCTGCAAGGCCAGCCATCTCTGAGAGCTTGCCATTACCCATATGAAGAGACTCAATGGCTGCACTGAATCACTGACCTGAGTCTTGTTAAGCATTAAATGTTCTAAACAAAAGCAGTACAGTATGTCAAGGCTGAACATGGAATTGAATcaagagagaggaagggggaaagtagaagcaaaagcagcactCTGGGCCTGACATGGGAGTTGGAGAAGAATTTAAGGAGAGGGAAGCTGTTAAGTAATTTCATCACTGAAACTTGCACGTGTCAGTGTATGAACATGTGGTACAAATGTACATAGACCTCAACTCATTTTTTAAGGGACTAGAGATCTCTTTAATGAATGGTAGCTGACTGTTATAAGGGCAATGTTTTTGATTGATACTTAAGGGGTATATTTTTGATGCTGTATATCCATATAGAAGTGATTTTGGGGTATTGAGTGCAATAAAT
This window harbors:
- the CX3CR1 gene encoding CX3C chemokine receptor 1, encoding MLPLARRFSMTEAFTGTTAEYAYDEHAFSCNKTDIQEFGRIFLPIFYIAVFALGLTGNLMVVFAIVKEGSKKSITDIYLLNLTISDLLFVISLPFWASNTVRGWTLGTVPCTAVSSLYYIGFFGGMFFITVISIDRYLAIVRATHSLQSRTAKHGFFITCGVWAIAVLVSVPHFVFSQLVENDCLSIFPQELENIWPVFCNVELNTIGFFIPACIICYCYCGIIKTLLSCKNQKKARAVKLVLVVVVVFFLFWSPYNVLIFLETLKHYELFTSCNQIKSLDYAMHLTETIAFSHCCLNPFIYAFAGEKFRKYLHRVCLKYCPFLCFCGPCSHYQVTPSASYAESVVSSNITLNTSDQDGSVFV